Genomic segment of Triticum aestivum cultivar Chinese Spring chromosome 6A, IWGSC CS RefSeq v2.1, whole genome shotgun sequence:
GCGTTTCGAGAGAGGCAAAAGAACTGAGTAATATTGGAACGCTGTTAAACTTTTTCTACAATAGACGGATTACATCTCTTCTTTTCATGAACGCGGTCATCCGTTAAACATGAAAACAGCTCCAAACATGATACACTCTGAATGTTGCACTAAACCCATGGCAGTGCTCATACAAGTTACTGCCTAGTGAGATGAGATCAGGGAGCTCTCACAAAAGAGAAAAAATAGAGACGAGACCAGGCAGCATGTCAATATGCATTGAGTAAAATAGACCAAAACACTATACTTGCCCTACAATAAAATGCCATACTCCGCGTCTGCGGCACTATAGCTCGATATACCATAGGCACCACGCCTAGTTATGCCTGCAACAAGTATGCATCGAAGCGGAGCTGATCCTCCTTCAGAATCACGTATAGGCAAACCCCCAGTTTGCGCCATGCTCCATCTCCTCGAAGAAGAAAGGACCATGATACACATCCAGTTTCAGCACATTTTCTCCTCCTGGAAGAAACAAAGCACCACCTAAATTCAGTAAAGTGAAAACTTCAGAGTTTGCGTGGATTAGTGTAAAACAACATCTCCAGTGTAAATGTCCTTGGTTCGACCGTTACTGCCTATGTGTGCCTGCCATGTCTTCTCTAGTCAGCACACTAAATGAATATACACATGGAGACCGTTGTAGCCAAATTGGTGACATGCTTGCTCTATAGAGTCTAACCAAAAAAAGGGTACGACAAAAATCTATCTCTTTGTTTCAGACAGTGTAAACAGGTCGCAAGGAAAAATCATCTAATATTGTTTTTCCTTAAAGGCAAAGAGCCCAAGAAAGACCAGTTTTCATCGATCTTAACTAAAAGACGGATAGTTGCCTCATCTGGGGGACACTTGGCTAAAAGAATAAAAAGGAACTACCTGCATCTGACTTTCAGAGTGTATATTTTCATGAAACGATAATTGGATCCAAAATCCCCCCCATATGAGCACTACTTCTCTTACAAGACGAAAAGAGCTTAGTTATTTGCAATCTCTAGACAGTCTGTACCTTATTAACAATAACTCAAACAAGAATTTGATATGCAAGGGTTAAAGAAATACTCAAATCATCAATGGTGCTAACAAATGtatggtctagtttattttaaccAACAGAAGAACAAAAAAAATATCAAGTTTGCAAGGTTCCACCTGATATTTCTAAAAGACGAGTTAAGACATTCAGCTAAATCTAGATCGTAACACCAATCTATAATTTGAGATACAACTTGATATAAAAGCCAACTCAGTAATATGTTGGTCCTTGAAAGGAACCATCCCAAACAGTAGCCTACATAAAAAAAAACATGACGGACAGTAGCCAGTAGTATTAGGTACAGAACAACGGAGTGGGAAATGTGCAATCACAACCTACGATATAGCCAAACAATAATACCATACAGAATCATAAAAAAAGCAAGTCTAATGCATGTATGACAGAACAAGGTTTGATTAAGTAGAACGTGCATTATGGACATCTTGCTTCTAATGAAAATTCCAAGTTAATAATTATGGAAAGGGGAACATGCACACAATATAATGGTAATGTAAGTCCAACTATAACTGCAACAAAATAAAGCATGAAACAAAGGAAGCACCTCTTGTGATGGGTTAGACCCAAAAGGCACACGCAGTTTCCCATAGTGCTGACATAGTATCAGCAGCAACTAAATAAGTAACTTGCGAGGATCACCACTCTGGTATTGACTGGCGAAGATTCATACCATTAATCATCTAATCGAGCCATTTATTTACATCCTTTGATTCAGCACTTCCACCAACAAGAGGGCCACGAACAGGTTGATGGTAGAAAACATGGAAGTAACTAAGCGCACTGCCATCAGTGATCCTTGAAGGGAATAAAGAGGAAAAAATAACTAAAGTGTTAACTACAACATCAACCTGATGACTCCAACAGTCCAAGTTTACACCCACCGTATGTGCGGATACATAGAGCTTAACTCGTGTGGCATAAAATGGACCCAATGGCTCGAATTTTAGTCAAAATAATCCTCCAGATACATAATACATTTACATCATAATAAATAATTTGAAGGAAACAACATGACCTATCTTTCTGTGCTTGAGAAAGCTTAACTAATATAAGGCTTTCAAAAGCTAAGCCAAAACTCTGAAATAATCATGAAACTGCCAAGTACTTTCAGAACAGCAACAGCTATCAATAACAGAGCAACTATTATAGCATTATTCAATTTTGAGCTCATATGCCCGTAGAAAAAGTATCAGCCAGTAGGCCATCCAAAAAATACGGGGGGAAAAACTAAGAAAACTGATACAAACTACTACTAGTAAACAATGACTAGCTTTCTCAAACAGGCAATATCTCATAAACAAAGCTATTGCAGGAAGAACAAAGAGTTTCAGCTTACAAGAACTAGAGGAAGCAGCCAAATACCTAGGTCAAAACTGGATGACCAAAGGAAAATTTTGATACTTCGTATCATCATGGCCAAAATAAGAATCTTTTTCGATGGAAAGATAGATTGAGGATTGCATTGAAAACTGCAATGACCATTGAGAACATAGAGATAGAGCGTGCAGATATACGCTTTATCGATAGTTGAAAGCATTTGTAGAATGCCCTGATCTCCACACTCTTAGTTCCACTATGTGTGTCAATATTATGCGAATGAGGATGGACAAGTTCATTGCAGTGCCATCATTCAGTGAGACATAATCAAATTACCAGTTTCACCCAGGATTACCAATACTAAATAACATGCATCAGACAATAAACATTCAGTTTGGCAAATAACACTGAATCAGAAATTACCAGCATTATCGCTTCTCACAGCCCATTGTTGGTTCATGTAAATCTGAATCTAGCGGGCACTTCCCCTCTGCAAGCGGCGGCATAATCTTCTGCAAGGTGTGGTGCAGCTTCCTTGTGAGGGCATATGAACTTATCCACGAAATACTTCTCGCTCTCCTTGAAAACAGTATAGTAGCTCGGGTCGTGCTTGACCAATCCATTTTCCTTGAGAAACTTTACAACGTGGTACCGGGGTCTCATCCGGCCCTGTAGGCTGTAACAGACCATTGCCGGACGTTGAGCGAGGTAGGCCGGTTCCAACCCCACCTCAGAGATGAGGAATTCAGACCTGCACTGCAGTGATTCCTTTGATTTTGCGATCAAATTCGGAGCCTTACACACAGCAATGCTCACGTCGGCATCCGACCACCTGAATGTCTTCTTCAAGTAGTCCACTCTGGCAGCGATCTTCTCCTCGGTGAAGGATGCAACAGCTTCAATCGCATACCTGAACATCCCGGATCCACGGGGTACACCGAGTGCTTCGGCGGACGCCAACGCCGCCTGGACGCGCTCTGGGTTGCTGCTGAGCAGCCGTGGCCTATTGAGGCACAGCTTGGCAATATCACAAACACCTAGCCCACTCTCTTGCAGGAGAGCGACATTGGGCTTGACCACCCGCTCGAGATCAGATCCGACAAGGCTGGAGCCATGGCTGACCGCGTGTAAGAGGTTCTCGAAGGAGCCGAGGAGGGGCAGACAGTACTGTACGTTGGAGACGATGGATCTATGCCGGAAGAGGCCGGCAGTAACCGAGACGAGGCGCGAGATGTCAGATCGCGATAAGCCGAGGCCGGAGAGCCCCGCGGCGACGGGCGCCAGTGTTCTCTCCACGCTGGCGCAGAGGAACTGCGGGTCCttggcgacgagggcggcgacatcgccggcggagaggccgaggccggcgaggaaggcgaggaCGGCTTCGGGCTTGGCAGGGGACCTGAGGTGGGAGAGCTTGGCGGAGGCCTTGAGGGCTTGGGGTCGGGTGAGGCCGCAGGTGCTGACGAGGTAGTCCTCCACGGCGAACCCGGTGGTCGGGGTGGAGATGGCTGGCGCTGCGGCtgagaggaggcggtggagaggggATACGGGAGAGGTGGCTGGAGATGAGAGGAGGTGGGCGAGGATGGAGCTGCGGAGGCGgagcatggcggcgcggcggccggcggcgagggaaTGGGGAACAGAGTGGCGAGGGTAGGCTTGCGTTGGTGTCACCTTGAGTGacgggctgggctgggctgggatGGGATGGGCTACGACTCTTGTACACGAATTTGTTTCAAAGGTTTATACAATGATGATGAAACAGAGTGGATCATGAAGGAGATTAAGTTGTTCTAAAAAAATGTTGTTTTCAAGAAAAAATGAAGGACATTAAGTATAGGCAAAATTTGTTCCAGAGTTGTAATATAAGTCATGAACATAGAAACTTTAACTTTGAAGGCTCAACACGCTTCCTCTCCTCCTTAGGCATCGGTCGTCATGTTTGGCTTGGGGTTCTTTACGACTCAGTTCCTGTACCTATAATCATTCTTTCGTCTAAATAATAAAGTTGCGTCCGTTTGCCTCAAAAAAATGCGGGAGACTAAATGACCCTCGGattctagaaaaagaaaattaagtaACCCTAAAACAGGAGATTAAGTCTAGCGTGTTGCCCTTGAAAAATATATGTGAAGGAGATAAGTCTCCTAGGAACTCATTTCTGACATGTGATTTCGTGGCTTGAAAAACGTGTTTGTAGTAAGGAGACTCATGACTTGGCAAGTATGGCTAATTGCACCCCTTGCCAATCTTTGCATGCCTTTGATACTTTCTACATGAAATAAATACTCCATCCGCCCaacaatataagatgtttttgcaaacTATGTTGGcttacaaaaacgtcttatattatgggacagagggagtagatgcaGGCGCATCAGCTTATCTGCTAACATAGTGGCCATGGTCGCTACGGATGCTCGTTGGCGGCGCTAACATGATTGCAAATGTGACTATCAGATGATCTGCCATCAAGATGCTGATTAGAACGGGTCAGACACGACGAATTTGCGTCGCTACATTGTTGAAGGTGTTATTTACTTGTTGTTTTATCAGTCTGCTAGGCTCGACAACCATGATGAAAATCCTTCGTCTATGGACGGGCGTGACAATGATGGCGCAAAGAGGTTTATCTTTTCTTGGAGGCATTGCCGGAGAACAAATCAACTTAGCCATAGGTGTGAATTTAGTTACTTGTAATGATTCGACCATGGTTCATTTGTTATATATGTTGCTTAATAACAAAATTGAATGTGTGCGTCGCAATAATGCACTGGGGTCTCAACCTCCTTTTCCAAAATTGAAAAATAAACATTAAGTGAAACATCGAATAACATGCTAATAGGAATAATGCTAGGCTTATGGGGGATTTCCTACGGATTCAACGGACTGGTTGACATGTAGGTTTGTGATTAGTTTGAAAGGCGTAGTAGAACACCTGTGATCCACTGTAGATTGAGCGTTATTGATCCAATTACTGAACAATAATACATACATCTCACAAGGTGACGTCTGGATTGTACGAAAATAAAAATGAATATGAAAATAAATAGGATTCTCCAAAGCTTGATTTTGAGAACTTAATTCTACACCTACATGCAGGTTCCGATTGCCTTATCACTAAACCAATAACACAGTGGCGTAACACATCCACTCCTGTTGCACGATCATGATGTCGTCTCCAACTCCAACATCCTCCTCACTTGTACTCGGAGCCACAATGGTGCATCTCGACGGACCTATGGATCGTGACATGGTTGCGTCTCGCGAAGGAGCTTACTAAGCAACACGGATAGCACACCAGCTCTGCTCGGACCAGCAGTGGTGTATTCACAGACAAGGCTGGAGATGTTTTTGTATGTTCTAAGCATTGTACAATAATTGTTTTTACCAATAAGTATTACATTAAAATACCTATCTTAGCTTGTTGGTATTAAATAATTGTGTTACAACTTCCTTAAAGAAATGGAAAAACAGTAAATTTATACAAAAGCTCTTCCAGACATGTAAATGTGCTGAATCAACAATGACAACAATGACGCTGAATTCCTACTATAAAGAGAGAAACATTTTTGCGCGTTTTTCCTCATCGACACTTGTTGGCTAATGTTTTCTTACCTGGTAACCGGCGTGTGAACGATCTTCATTTGCTCAAGGATCGGTCCTTTCATGACAAGTATCAACATGGAGCATGgttttgttgtgtgtgtgtgtgtgggggggggggggggggggggggttcccaaCAAAATGTACATTGTATGTAAAGTTTTGTAAACATATGTGTAATTCATATATGAAATTATGCAGAGATCATCACTCACTCAGGATTTTAATTTATTTTAACATGTGTGTAGGCAATGGACAGACCAATTTATCTAAGAAATGCACCATCGATCTCTAAAAGGATCCAAACATTTTGATCACCTAATCAATACTATGTTATAAGAATAGAGCTACTGCAAACTACTGCATGTGATAGATTATAAAAGAAACACATCATCCTTTTTTGTACATATTGATGCATTCCAACAGCCTGTATTATGCAATATACTATATCAAACCAATTGAGAAGCTCCGAAAGTCAATTTGGTCATAGGCACAACAAGCATTACTTTACCAAGTTATTAAATAGATAACAAATAATAATACAATCCTACCAACCAATCCGAGATCCCACGGAAGGGCATATGCATATATACCACACCATGTATACAAAAGATGTTGTAGCACAAAGGAATGCGATGGAAAGAGAAGGAGAAATTGAAATGAAAGCATTAGGGAGTAGGAGATGCCAGGAAAAAGGATACGGATGCTCAGTGCACTACACGATGCTCCTTCACCACTGGACGTGGCGTGAGAGCACACGGAGGCAACAATGCTCAATGAAGAACAGAACAATTCAATACAGCTTTGAGTAGCATGGGGACGCAAGTGCTTAGTGCAGAACATAAGCATTCAATAAAGCTTCAGGCAGCATGAGACAAAACGACATCAAGTCAATGCATGCACCAGAGCGTTGTCTGTCTCTCACTAAAAATCGCAGATGTAATATACTATACTATACCTGTGGAGCAGCGGCGCGAAGAACAAATAATCAAGGACTTATTGCTTGTATTTTGGAATATTCGTTCGTAGTTCAACCACCGATGGGTCTTTCGCTGCATTATTTGGTTGACATGATACTACTTGCACAGTGGTTGAAATATTAGCATGTAAAATAAAAGTTGAGATCAATACTTTTTGTTGCGGAAATAAGTTTAACATTAGTATTGTTACTTGGTCCATTACAGTTTCTAGGCTTCAATTATGTTTGGCCCGACAATTTAATGCAAGCACACAAAATATCACCACGTGGGGCGTTGTGCCAGGAAGTCTCTCTGACGCACACTATCGATGGTTCTGGGCATTGTCCCATTTAGGCTTCGTTTTGCTTTGTTTACCTTTCTCTTGCCCGTAAACGCTCAATTTTTCTGCTTCCTTTGTCTTGGAGTttatgtatttaaaaaaatatgaAACAAAAAACAGTTTTACATATTTCAAAAGGATTtctggattttttttaaatttcacaGATTTAACAAATTCATGATTGAAAAAAAGCATGTTTCCAAAAAATGTTAGCAATTTGAAGAAATGTTTATGAAGTTGAAAATTGTTCAAGGATTTGAAAAAACTGTATAATTTTGAAAAAGCTCATGGATTTTAAACACATTCACGAATTTGGAAAACAATCACGGATTTGAATAAAATCATGTATTCCCAAAAAATTCCAGAATTTACAAAAaaaacacaaattttaaaaaaacaTAAGTTTGGGAAAGTTCACCAATTTTAATAAGGTTCACAATTTTGAATAATTTCAGTAGtacaaaatattcatgattttgaaaaagttcacggattttaaATATGTTAAAAAAATTGATAATTATTCTGAGAAAGTACATGAAGTTGGAAAAGTTgcaaataaaaaacagaaaacggAAAAGAAAAACTCAAAGAAAAACTCTAGAAAAATCGGCCAAAGAAACACATAAAAACctagaagaaaaacaaaaagttACAAGAAGTTAGTAGAAGCTGTCGAAAAAATAAACGACCACTGTCCAGTTACCTGGGTCGGCCTGTTGTTTTAGGAGGGTGTGCACCATGTACCAAATGGCTTTTATTTGGCGTCTTAAGCTTCAAACGGGTATTGGCCCTTGCCTTTAGCAAACTAAAAACTATGAGGTAGTTAGGATCGTCACCGCAATAGAGTTTAAAGACCAAATCCGGGATGGATTGGTGTTGTCCTCTACGCCTAGGACACTAGAATAATACATTGCCCATGAATCAATCTCGGCAAGGAACGCATGCCTTTGTTTTTTTCTCTTATCCTTTCTTATTGTTTCTTTCTCAGCTTCTATTTATTTTTCCCTTTTCCCAACTTtgctattattattttctctttaaGTGTTGTTTTATTTAatactttcttttttcctttttcttttatttccctTTATCTTTCCTTGTATGCCAGTACCTTTATATTTTTAGAAAATATATGAACCTTTATTTGAGACATGAGAACAATTTTTCTTATAAAATTACTTTATGTCACATATCATACCGTGGATACCTTTTTCTGAAATATATGAACATTTTCCCCATATAGGAACATCTATTTTCTAGCATTGATATTTCCTTACAAAAAATAGAAACATTTATTTAGGTACTATGTGAAAACCAATTTGGACACCTAATATTTTTCCTATTTAAATTGAATTATAAATTTAGTACTCCctgtgttcctaaatataaggcgCTTTGGTAGTTCAATtgaaactaacaaaatgttaaatTTACAAACAGAGGTAGTAGAACATAAATGTTAATTTTAAGATTTATAAGAGACAAAAAATGTAACTATTAGTGAGTCGTGCCAAATACAACCCATGGGAACATTGTTCATGCGCCAACTAAAACCGATGACCGTGCAACACATAGTCTAGTAAAGGTGGTGTGTCCTTGGGGAGACAATAACAATGACAATGGAGCACGAAAGTGGGGATAGTGACGACATTGACGTCCAATTTATTTCTCGCTTGCGCGGTACAACCAAGAGTAGCGAGTTAATTCAATCGAATTCTCGATACTAAGCCCTGGTTCCATAGTTGAATGTCTAGGTTTGACATGATACTCCACTCATTCCAAATTAGCTGAAGTTCTAACTTTGTGCTAAGTTCCACATTAACTGAAGTTCCAACCTGGGGATGTGAATTATTTTTTGCATGCACAAGAAGACCAGTCCTTGAATGGTCAATACAAGAAGATCAGATTAATATCTCCAATGATTAGTGCATAGAGCATGTCGTTTCGTGATCCTTTTTCCAACAAAACATACATCATCTATAGAAACTATGTGTACATTGTGTATATGAAATTTACCCATGGTATTTAATTTACTTGCAGCATGTGCATGTGAAATTTTCCACGGCCAAGTTATCTTAGACATGCATCGTCACTCTCTAAAAACATCCAATTACGTAGAGCCTCTAACCAAATAGTATAAACTATCCCCTGTTTAGAAATAATCATcgttcaaatggatgtatctagacgtatttcagtgaTAGACATCTGCTAAGCAACGGTTATTTCTGGACGGAGAGAGAATGTTACAAGAATGGAGCTATTGGAAATTGTAAAAGAGACGCGTCACGTTTTGTTGTACCAAACGGCTAACGAGCGACTAATGGATTCACATTCCAACCGGTGGTATACTCAAGACACTATATCTAAAGATTCTGAAGGAACGCACATAGCACAAGGCTAGGCAGATCGCATCTGAAGGCTCCCGCGGCGCGCTCCGCGCGTGCGCCTCGGGAGATcgatcggccgccgccgccgtcgcctccccagcgtcgcctccccctcgccgccgccggagtgcgcccgccgggcgaagcccgcgcggcgcgggcggcagcgGGGCATTCCCTCCTTCCTCTGGCcctcgtggcggcggcgcgggccgtcAGATTGGGGACAAGGGGCGCCTCGTCCGGCTGGTCTCCCGGAGGCGGGGACGGCTGGATCCGGCAGCGACTGGGCTAGGAGGAGGTGGCGCGGTGTGGCGGTGCTGGTGGCAGGGTTTCGGTCGAGGTCGTCTTCGATCTAGATCGGGTTCTCCATCGGGGCGTCGCACGGCGGTGGGATCGGATCGGCGGCAACGTCACCGGTTCGGCGGAGGGCTCCGTTCCAGCCAACCGCGAGATCGGGACGCCGTGGCCTCAGGTGAAAATCGCGTCTGActgcggtcatggcggacgatggcggcgtctcggacgtcgttcccttctcgaggcatcgtcgttgcaggtcacgtcaacctgatcgaaaggctccgggggaaacccttgatctggatctaccggatcggacgatggcgacgtttcgatgtcgttctccctcctgagggcatcgttttggagcaagtgttggctggaggggacaagaggaggagcggcgtggcatctggcacgttgacaacggcgggtctcagcggcatggagcagcgggggtctcgccggtgggcgtgtgatgatggacgagtgcaggatggtggcgctgtctggcgtcgtggtggcgtcgatggcagtgaggcctggcacggttcatgcaacagttcagctctgaagatggattgatggtacgtggctgcggcggcctcatacccggcagggggCCTGGTTGacgagcacgccggactggtgggtgcccatacccggaaggagtcctggttgggacctcaggtctaagatgttaggtttggctgcgaggtctgtttggtattaggcccagaccatcagtgccccttcatcagttagataagagtagcgacagaggttgcgaagatggtggctttggtcttactgttgtacgactttgtaaggtcttgtgttaataatcaataaagtggccgtatgcatcgtccagatgcagaggccggggtattcccccttttcgaaaaaaaaatctaAAGATTCTGAAACATCATGAGTCACTTCG
This window contains:
- the LOC123131633 gene encoding uncharacterized protein, whose translation is MLRLRSSILAHLLSSPATSPVSPLHRLLSAAAPAISTPTTGFAVEDYLVSTCGLTRPQALKASAKLSHLRSPAKPEAVLAFLAGLGLSAGDVAALVAKDPQFLCASVERTLAPVAAGLSGLGLSRSDISRLVSVTAGLFRHRSIVSNVQYCLPLLGSFENLLHAVSHGSSLVGSDLERVVKPNVALLQESGLGVCDIAKLCLNRPRLLSSNPERVQAALASAEALGVPRGSGMFRYAIEAVASFTEEKIAARVDYLKKTFRWSDADVSIAVCKAPNLIAKSKESLQCRSEFLISEVGLEPAYLAQRPAMVCYSLQGRMRPRYHVVKFLKENGLVKHDPSYYTVFKESEKYFVDKFICPHKEAAPHLAEDYAAACRGEVPARFRFT